A single window of Granulicella mallensis MP5ACTX8 DNA harbors:
- a CDS encoding electron transfer flavoprotein subunit alpha/FixB family protein, translating to MSVLVVMEQKGDAGWHRISLEALAAGQKLAAELGVPCSAVVLGEDAGIAPLSAELATKKLAGAWAAGHALLAHYTADAWVAALQQLIAETQPRYVVFPHTYQVRDYAPALATRLGQVLISDVTGIHSGPVFVRQWMQGKLNAEYAHKGDGVCLVSVQAGSFRADEVEAGSCEVKTFVPQLEAAQLRTKPSEPFREATQTVDLSAAQVIVSVGRGIGEQENLGLAEELAAALGAELAASRPICDAGWLPMERQVGSSGQTVAPKLYLAVGISGAIQHLVGMKGAKTVIAINKDADAPIFEIADIGVVGDLFEVVPALTRAIKGAA from the coding sequence ATGAGCGTCCTGGTCGTGATGGAACAGAAGGGCGATGCCGGATGGCATCGCATCAGCCTGGAGGCTCTGGCTGCAGGGCAGAAGCTGGCAGCAGAGCTTGGCGTTCCGTGCTCTGCCGTTGTCCTGGGCGAAGATGCAGGGATTGCGCCGCTCTCCGCCGAGCTTGCGACGAAGAAGCTTGCGGGTGCCTGGGCTGCCGGTCATGCTTTGCTGGCCCACTACACTGCGGATGCCTGGGTGGCTGCGCTGCAACAGCTCATTGCTGAGACGCAGCCGCGGTATGTCGTATTCCCGCACACGTATCAGGTGCGCGACTACGCGCCCGCGCTCGCGACGCGGCTGGGGCAGGTGCTCATCAGCGATGTGACGGGAATCCATTCGGGCCCGGTGTTCGTGCGCCAATGGATGCAGGGCAAGCTGAATGCGGAGTACGCGCACAAGGGTGATGGTGTCTGCCTGGTCTCAGTGCAGGCGGGCAGTTTTCGCGCCGATGAGGTAGAGGCAGGCTCGTGCGAAGTGAAGACCTTTGTGCCTCAGCTTGAGGCCGCACAGTTGCGCACCAAGCCGAGTGAGCCCTTCCGTGAGGCCACGCAGACGGTCGATCTCTCCGCCGCTCAGGTGATCGTCAGCGTGGGGCGCGGGATCGGCGAGCAGGAGAATCTTGGGCTCGCCGAAGAGCTTGCCGCTGCACTTGGTGCAGAGCTGGCGGCATCGCGGCCGATCTGTGACGCGGGCTGGCTGCCGATGGAACGTCAGGTTGGAAGCTCCGGCCAGACCGTTGCACCCAAGCTGTACCTGGCGGTTGGTATCTCGGGAGCCATTCAACATCTCGTCGGGATGAAGGGGGCGAAGACAGTCATCGCGATCAACAAGGATGCCGATGCTCCGATCTTCGAGATTGCGGATATAGGGGTGGTGGGCGATCTGTTTGAGGTCGTACCGGCGTTGACGAGGGCGATCAAGGGGGCGGCGTAA
- a CDS encoding electron transfer flavoprotein subunit beta/FixA family protein, with amino-acid sequence MKIVVAVKQVPERDAAVRVAADGRSVDESDVAWTMNEPDAYALEEALQLKERDGEGEVVVLCAGPERVTSTLREALAKGADRAIHVVTPEEGEGALPSRDTLGVAKLLAEAIKAESPDLVLTGLQSDDLGAGQTGVVVAELLGVPHATLVLQVERAGAGIKVKRELEDGWFQHIEMPLPALLTIQSGGNKLRYATLMGIKKAKSKETREVEAVAAGARVDEVVKVAPPERVKRTEMLTGSADEIATKIVEKLKFEVKVL; translated from the coding sequence ATGAAGATCGTTGTAGCAGTGAAGCAGGTTCCTGAGCGGGATGCCGCTGTACGGGTTGCGGCGGATGGCCGCAGCGTCGACGAGAGCGATGTTGCATGGACGATGAACGAACCCGATGCGTATGCGCTGGAAGAGGCGTTGCAGTTGAAGGAGCGCGACGGCGAGGGGGAAGTGGTCGTACTCTGCGCCGGGCCGGAGCGTGTGACGAGCACGCTGCGCGAAGCGCTGGCGAAGGGCGCGGACCGCGCGATCCATGTCGTTACGCCGGAGGAGGGGGAAGGTGCCCTGCCTTCGCGCGACACGCTGGGCGTGGCGAAGCTGCTGGCCGAGGCGATCAAGGCGGAGTCGCCTGACCTGGTACTGACGGGCTTGCAGTCGGACGATCTCGGGGCGGGACAGACCGGCGTTGTGGTGGCGGAGCTGCTGGGGGTGCCGCACGCGACGCTGGTGTTGCAAGTAGAGCGCGCCGGAGCAGGAATCAAGGTCAAGCGTGAGCTCGAAGATGGCTGGTTCCAGCACATCGAGATGCCGCTGCCCGCCTTGCTGACGATCCAGTCCGGCGGCAACAAGCTGCGCTATGCCACGCTGATGGGAATCAAGAAAGCCAAGTCGAAAGAGACGCGCGAGGTTGAAGCCGTGGCCGCTGGCGCACGTGTCGACGAGGTGGTGAAGGTCGCTCCTCCGGAGCGCGTGAAGCGGACGGAGATGTTGACCGGTTCGGCCGATGAGATTGCGACGAAGATCGTCGAGAAGCTGAAGTTTGAGGTAAAGGTTCTATGA